In the genome of Paenibacillus sp. FSL R5-0766, one region contains:
- a CDS encoding HAMP domain-containing sensor histidine kinase: MRTLYVRVFLITIAVIMVSGMLGFLLSNIYYHTKLKDFNDEKLVGIAMQMKQFVEQQPDTMEQYLNNAAALGYEIYVTDGKGNDQFYGREFREKDLDKQAVELVLNGEVYHGVAQFPSKPFITGFFDNQLSNTVGVYLQLGNANYALFMRPDVILQFGELRIFFALIGALTIGISILIFLISTRYLVNPIERLSEATKRIAQGKYNLKLPTARRDEIGQLAQHFMTMSRELERVDQARQQFVSNVSHEIQSPLTSIQGFAQLVADRDLPEQEREHYASIIEEESRHLSLLSKQLLLLSSLEQGNEDLSKVKFSLRDQFRQAVQVLQWQLEEKELLLRISVPESIQLVGNEVLLMQVWMNLLGNAVNHLPQGRSIEIHAEQTDNQCVIQIRDTGDGIAAEHLPFLFDRFYRVDRARERSSGRTGLGLAIVQKIIRIHDGTIEVSSSPEGTVFIVTLPQM, translated from the coding sequence TTGAGGACCTTGTACGTCCGGGTATTCCTCATTACGATTGCCGTGATTATGGTCAGCGGCATGCTCGGTTTTCTTTTGTCCAACATCTACTATCATACAAAGCTCAAGGATTTCAATGATGAGAAGCTGGTGGGCATTGCGATGCAAATGAAGCAATTTGTGGAGCAGCAACCGGACACGATGGAGCAGTATCTGAACAATGCCGCCGCACTTGGGTACGAAATCTATGTAACGGATGGAAAAGGCAACGACCAATTTTACGGCCGCGAATTCCGTGAGAAAGATCTGGATAAGCAAGCTGTAGAACTGGTGTTGAATGGTGAGGTATACCATGGCGTCGCGCAGTTTCCAAGCAAACCGTTCATTACCGGGTTCTTCGATAATCAATTAAGCAATACCGTGGGTGTTTATCTACAGCTGGGCAATGCAAATTACGCTCTCTTTATGCGTCCGGATGTAATTCTGCAATTCGGTGAGCTGCGAATCTTTTTTGCGCTGATTGGAGCATTGACGATAGGCATTAGTATCCTGATCTTTCTGATCAGTACCCGTTATCTGGTCAATCCGATTGAACGTCTGTCCGAGGCAACCAAACGTATTGCGCAAGGAAAATATAATCTGAAATTGCCTACCGCACGGCGGGATGAGATTGGACAGCTGGCCCAGCATTTCATGACCATGAGTCGTGAATTGGAAAGGGTAGATCAGGCGCGACAGCAGTTTGTATCCAACGTATCGCATGAGATTCAATCACCGCTGACCTCGATTCAGGGTTTTGCCCAATTGGTGGCGGATCGGGATCTGCCTGAACAGGAACGGGAGCACTATGCATCAATCATAGAGGAGGAGAGTCGTCATCTCTCTTTGCTCAGCAAACAACTGCTTCTCCTGTCTTCCCTTGAACAAGGCAACGAAGATCTGTCCAAAGTAAAGTTCTCTCTGCGAGATCAATTCCGGCAAGCCGTTCAGGTGCTGCAATGGCAATTGGAAGAAAAAGAACTGTTGCTTCGGATTTCGGTACCCGAATCCATCCAGCTAGTGGGCAATGAAGTGCTGCTCATGCAAGTTTGGATGAATCTACTGGGCAATGCGGTGAACCATCTACCACAGGGAAGAAGCATTGAGATTCATGCCGAGCAGACAGATAACCAGTGTGTGATTCAGATTCGGGATACAGGAGACGGAATTGCTGCGGAGCATCTGCCTTTCCTGTTCGATCGATTCTATCGGGTGGATCGTGCGCGGGAACGTTCTTCTGGACGAACCGGGCTTGGACTTGCCATTGTGCAGAAAATTATCCGAATTCATGACGGTACAATCGAGGTTTCCAGTTCGCCTGAGGGTACGGTCTTTATCGTGACACTTCCGCAGATGTAA
- a CDS encoding cation diffusion facilitator family transporter — protein sequence MSGHQHNHSHGHDHGHNHAHTTNNKKVLLFSFIIITVYMIVEAIGGFVTNSLALISDAGHMLSDSIALGIALLAFTFGEKAVNTGKTYGYRRFEILAATLNGVTLIAIALYIFYEAIGRFINPPEVATVGMLIISVIGLLINILVAWIMMRGSDTENNLNMRGAYLHVISDMLGSVGAIAAALLMMFFGWGWADPLASVIVAALVLRSGFYVTKSSLHILMEGTPANVDVNELVQTIKQVEGVKGVHDVHVWSITSNLNALTAHIVVDGTMDVYASEILVQKIEHMLEHKEIKHVTLQVESEKHLHDTSVLCTVKGDAPDAHAHHHH from the coding sequence ATGTCAGGACATCAACATAATCATAGCCATGGGCACGATCATGGACATAACCACGCTCACACCACCAATAACAAGAAAGTACTGCTGTTTTCCTTCATCATTATTACCGTCTATATGATCGTTGAAGCCATTGGAGGATTTGTCACCAACAGTCTCGCACTCATCTCGGATGCTGGACACATGCTGTCCGATTCCATTGCGCTCGGGATTGCTTTACTGGCGTTTACGTTTGGTGAAAAAGCAGTGAATACGGGTAAAACGTACGGCTACAGAAGATTTGAAATTTTGGCCGCTACGTTGAACGGAGTCACGTTAATCGCCATTGCGCTCTACATTTTCTACGAAGCCATTGGCCGTTTCATCAACCCGCCAGAAGTCGCAACCGTAGGCATGTTAATCATCAGCGTCATTGGATTGCTCATCAATATTCTGGTGGCCTGGATCATGATGCGTGGTAGCGATACAGAGAATAACCTGAATATGCGAGGGGCTTATCTCCATGTCATCAGCGACATGCTGGGATCGGTTGGGGCCATTGCGGCAGCACTGCTCATGATGTTCTTTGGCTGGGGTTGGGCCGATCCACTTGCGAGTGTGATTGTCGCAGCGTTGGTATTACGAAGTGGTTTCTATGTCACCAAATCATCCCTGCATATTTTGATGGAAGGCACTCCGGCCAATGTGGATGTGAATGAACTGGTGCAAACCATCAAACAAGTCGAAGGTGTCAAAGGCGTTCACGATGTGCATGTCTGGTCCATTACCAGTAACCTCAATGCGCTGACCGCTCATATCGTGGTGGATGGAACGATGGATGTCTATGCATCCGAGATCCTGGTTCAGAAGATTGAGCATATGCTGGAACATAAAGAAATCAAACATGTGACGCTCCAAGTGGAGTCTGAGAAACATCTGCATGATACCTCGGTATTATGTACGGTCAAAGGCGACGCACCAGATGCTCATGCGCATCATCACCATTGA
- a CDS encoding MerR family transcriptional regulator: protein MAFSIKEASERLGCPAHKIRYYEKEGLLPYIQRDQHGNRMFEEEHLDWMRLMSCFRATGMKVATLKHMVSLALDGDSTIPQRKAVLHEYKEELHRRQLEIAEALAAVNNKLNIYEDIETGKLPSESKLLDQMESIGKN from the coding sequence ATGGCTTTTTCGATAAAAGAAGCTTCGGAGCGGCTGGGTTGTCCTGCACATAAAATTCGTTACTACGAGAAGGAGGGACTGCTCCCTTACATTCAACGGGATCAACATGGAAATCGGATGTTCGAGGAAGAACATCTGGATTGGATGAGACTGATGTCTTGTTTCCGGGCAACGGGTATGAAGGTAGCTACCCTGAAACATATGGTTAGTCTGGCGCTGGATGGTGATTCAACGATTCCACAACGGAAAGCGGTCCTTCACGAATACAAAGAGGAGTTACATCGCCGCCAACTTGAAATTGCCGAAGCACTTGCAGCGGTGAATAACAAATTGAACATCTATGAAGACATAGAAACAGGAAAGCTTCCTTCAGAAAGCAAGCTGCTAGATCAAATGGAAAGCATCGGCAAAAACTAA
- a CDS encoding HAD-IIIA family hydrolase → MMKPQGNVQAVFIDRDGTIGGTGHFIHPRDFRLYPNAQEAIMLLKREGIMVLAFTNQYRISRGEASVEDFEEQFREYGFDHSYICPHEQECSCRKPKPGMLLRASEELGLDLSKCIVIGDVGDTDMLAAHAVGATKIMVRTGWGESSLTKFRDKWTETEPDYIAEDIWDAVQWIIHGREFRE, encoded by the coding sequence ATGATGAAACCACAGGGAAACGTACAAGCTGTTTTTATAGACAGAGATGGAACTATCGGTGGTACAGGTCATTTTATTCATCCGAGAGATTTCAGATTATACCCAAATGCTCAAGAAGCAATTATGCTTTTGAAACGAGAAGGAATTATGGTACTGGCTTTTACGAATCAATATCGAATCTCACGTGGAGAAGCAAGTGTTGAGGATTTTGAAGAGCAATTTCGCGAGTATGGATTCGATCACTCCTATATATGTCCGCATGAGCAAGAATGCAGTTGCAGAAAGCCTAAACCCGGAATGTTATTACGGGCATCAGAGGAACTCGGTCTGGATTTATCCAAATGCATCGTTATTGGAGATGTAGGAGATACAGATATGCTTGCTGCCCATGCCGTAGGAGCGACCAAGATCATGGTGCGAACAGGCTGGGGGGAATCTTCATTAACTAAATTCAGAGACAAATGGACGGAGACCGAACCTGATTATATCGCAGAGGATATTTGGGATGCCGTACAATGGATCATTCATGGAAGAGAATTCAGAGAATAA
- a CDS encoding NUDIX domain-containing protein has protein sequence MGMSDYYKNLRGKIGNELVFMPGVAGIIRNEQGKILFGRKHNESTWGLIAGAIELGETPAQAMVREALEETGLVVEPEKIIGIYGGEARRFTYSNGHQVEYLTIVFECRIKSGQLTPDNEEMKDLQFFPEDQLPPMANQYPDYIFSSNQEERAHFER, from the coding sequence ATGGGCATGTCAGACTATTACAAAAACCTGAGGGGCAAGATCGGCAACGAGCTTGTTTTTATGCCGGGTGTAGCTGGGATTATCCGAAATGAACAAGGGAAGATCCTGTTCGGTCGTAAACATAACGAATCAACTTGGGGGTTGATAGCCGGAGCAATTGAGCTTGGTGAGACACCGGCCCAAGCGATGGTAAGAGAGGCACTGGAAGAGACAGGTCTGGTTGTTGAACCGGAGAAGATTATCGGAATATACGGGGGTGAAGCAAGAAGGTTTACATACAGCAATGGTCATCAGGTTGAATATTTGACTATCGTATTTGAATGCAGGATCAAATCTGGGCAACTCACGCCCGATAATGAAGAAATGAAGGATCTGCAGTTTTTCCCCGAGGATCAGCTCCCACCCATGGCAAACCAGTACCCAGATTATATTTTTAGTTCCAATCAAGAAGAACGTGCCCATTTTGAAAGGTAA
- a CDS encoding response regulator transcription factor, translated as MKHLLLADDDANIRALLRHIMSKEGYRVHEAQDGLEAVKLMQETPIDLAILDVMMPGMDGLELCDYIRQHYDIPIMLLTARDQLSDKRDGYLRGTDEYVTKPFEPEELVYRVKALFRRYHRTSSDIIRMNRIVIDRNNVEVTDGQSILFLPMKEFELLSQLAQFPGRLFSRDELIRLVWGADYEGDDRTVDVHIKRLRDRFADYTEDFVIQTVRGIGYKMEVKAP; from the coding sequence ATGAAACATCTGCTGCTGGCAGACGATGATGCGAATATTCGAGCACTCCTCCGGCATATCATGAGCAAGGAAGGCTATCGGGTTCATGAAGCGCAGGATGGACTGGAAGCGGTCAAATTGATGCAAGAAACGCCGATCGATCTGGCGATCCTTGATGTCATGATGCCGGGCATGGACGGACTGGAGTTATGTGATTACATTCGGCAGCACTACGATATTCCCATTATGCTACTGACGGCACGTGATCAGCTATCCGATAAGAGAGATGGTTATTTGAGAGGAACAGATGAATATGTGACCAAGCCGTTTGAACCTGAAGAATTGGTCTATCGGGTAAAAGCGTTGTTTCGTCGGTACCATCGCACATCCAGCGATATTATCCGTATGAACCGGATCGTCATTGACCGAAACAATGTGGAGGTTACCGATGGGCAATCCATTCTCTTTTTGCCAATGAAAGAATTTGAATTACTTTCACAGCTGGCCCAGTTTCCGGGCCGTTTGTTCTCGCGGGATGAACTCATTCGGCTCGTCTGGGGAGCAGATTACGAAGGAGATGACCGTACCGTTGATGTGCACATCAAGCGGCTACGTGATCGTTTTGCCGATTATACGGAAGATTTTGTCATTCAGACTGTGCGGGGTATTGGTTACAAGATGGAGGTGAAAGCACCTTGA
- a CDS encoding ABC transporter permease → MYLAIREMRYAKGRYALIATIMVLVSFLVLFVTGLAQGLAYDNAASVKNMAATHFVLEQDSNHRFTRSQVDQDQLEQARSVVGQENAEPLGVKMTTVSPTGDTKKIDVTLFMVNPEGWLAPTVTEGSPITDQTKGQVVVDHKLTESGVTIGTVLVDQATGAEWTVGGFVQNESFSHSPVVFLNEQEWLALQGSSRTSQGSADTNANAPVYNAIAIKDGGDQLDRLSTALPNTEVITKSEAVSAIPGYKEEQGSLLMMIAFLYVISAFVLAVFFYVITIQKTSQFGILKAIGTRNGYLAGSVSLQVLVLSVGSLVISVLLVRLFESILPASMPFQLGLSTLALTCVLFILMSVAGSLFSVWKVTKIDALDAIGRTAA, encoded by the coding sequence ATGTACTTGGCTATTCGGGAAATGAGGTATGCCAAAGGGCGGTATGCCTTAATTGCTACAATCATGGTACTGGTTTCATTTCTGGTACTGTTTGTTACAGGTCTTGCACAGGGGCTGGCGTATGATAACGCAGCTTCGGTCAAAAATATGGCAGCAACCCATTTTGTGCTGGAACAAGATTCCAATCATCGGTTCACCCGGTCACAAGTGGATCAGGATCAACTTGAGCAAGCTCGCTCCGTAGTGGGGCAAGAGAACGCTGAGCCGCTCGGTGTGAAAATGACAACCGTCAGTCCAACCGGCGACACAAAAAAGATTGATGTCACGCTGTTCATGGTTAATCCGGAAGGTTGGCTTGCTCCAACCGTTACCGAAGGATCTCCGATTACGGATCAGACAAAAGGGCAGGTTGTGGTAGATCATAAGTTGACTGAATCTGGCGTCACGATTGGCACTGTTCTCGTCGATCAAGCTACAGGAGCGGAGTGGACCGTTGGTGGATTTGTACAAAATGAGTCCTTCAGTCACTCCCCGGTGGTATTCCTGAATGAACAGGAATGGCTCGCACTCCAGGGAAGTTCACGAACTTCGCAAGGTTCAGCAGACACCAATGCTAATGCTCCGGTGTACAATGCCATTGCGATCAAGGATGGGGGCGATCAGCTAGACCGCCTGAGTACTGCATTGCCTAATACGGAAGTTATTACGAAATCGGAGGCCGTATCGGCCATTCCTGGATATAAGGAAGAGCAGGGATCGTTACTCATGATGATCGCATTTCTATATGTCATCTCAGCGTTTGTGCTTGCAGTATTCTTCTACGTCATCACGATTCAGAAAACAAGTCAGTTCGGCATATTAAAAGCCATCGGAACCCGGAATGGTTATCTGGCAGGTAGTGTTTCGTTACAAGTATTGGTTCTGTCGGTTGGTAGTTTGGTGATTAGCGTGCTGTTGGTTCGACTGTTCGAGTCCATCTTGCCAGCATCGATGCCGTTTCAATTAGGTTTATCCACCCTCGCGCTGACCTGTGTGTTATTCATACTCATGTCTGTGGCTGGTTCATTATTCTCGGTGTGGAAGGTTACCAAAATTGATGCACTTGATGCGATTGGGAGGACTGCAGCATGA
- a CDS encoding MepB family protein → MDNKSSLNRPNSWTTSEMLHGDLLASKELIYDKCGFGCSQPYEEAQNAEYGAYVFTINSLSIRFRVAKTTPTKIGQFVTLWQRGEDGTTQPYDGSDSADVYVISTRIGSHFGQFVFPKHVLLQRDILSNQGKGGKRAIRVYPPWDKPTSKQALKTQQWQLEYFLEVPFTEPLNCDQARVLYGTPSD, encoded by the coding sequence TTGGATAACAAAAGTAGTTTGAATCGTCCGAATTCTTGGACGACCTCCGAGATGCTTCATGGCGACTTACTTGCCAGTAAAGAACTTATCTATGACAAGTGTGGCTTTGGTTGCTCACAACCATATGAAGAAGCACAAAATGCTGAATATGGGGCATATGTGTTCACCATAAATTCTCTCTCCATTCGATTTCGTGTTGCCAAAACCACCCCAACCAAGATTGGACAATTTGTTACTCTGTGGCAGCGGGGTGAGGATGGAACGACACAGCCATATGATGGATCAGATTCAGCAGATGTGTATGTCATTAGTACGCGCATAGGTAGCCACTTTGGTCAATTTGTATTTCCGAAGCATGTATTGTTACAGCGAGATATCCTATCGAATCAAGGCAAAGGTGGCAAGCGTGCCATACGTGTATATCCGCCTTGGGATAAACCAACAAGTAAACAGGCTCTAAAAACGCAGCAATGGCAGCTGGAATACTTCCTGGAAGTACCTTTTACCGAACCATTGAACTGTGATCAAGCTAGGGTACTTTATGGCACGCCTAGCGATTAA
- a CDS encoding aldo/keto reductase: protein MKQRVLGISDIVVSSIGLGIMGMSPGMYGETNDEDSIKTIHHALEIGVTLLDTADVYGNGHNEELLGKALKGRRDQAIIATKFAYTPNYETLNGHPDYVKKAVEASLRRLDTDYIDLYYQHRVDPQIPIEETVGAMADLVKEGKVRCLGLSEASASTLRRAHAVHPISALQSEYSLWSRDIEDEILPTARELSITHIAYSPLSRGFMSGEIRKFEDLDVNDLRRYMPRFQGENFAKNIEVVDKIKEIAMEKSCTPAQLALAWTVANNALPIPGTKRIKYLEENAKAATIELTSDDLARIEKVSPQHEVHGTRYMKEMMTQLNG, encoded by the coding sequence ATGAAGCAAAGAGTGCTGGGAATTAGCGATATCGTCGTATCTTCAATTGGACTGGGAATTATGGGCATGTCTCCGGGGATGTACGGCGAAACCAATGATGAGGATTCAATAAAGACCATCCATCACGCGCTGGAGATTGGCGTTACACTGCTAGATACAGCTGATGTGTATGGTAATGGTCATAATGAAGAACTACTGGGGAAAGCACTGAAGGGACGTCGCGATCAGGCCATTATTGCTACCAAATTTGCGTATACCCCGAACTATGAGACGTTGAATGGTCATCCGGATTACGTGAAAAAGGCTGTAGAAGCAAGTCTTCGCAGGCTGGACACCGACTATATTGATCTGTATTACCAACACAGGGTAGATCCTCAGATTCCGATTGAGGAAACGGTTGGCGCGATGGCTGACTTGGTTAAAGAGGGGAAAGTCCGCTGCCTTGGCTTGTCGGAAGCATCGGCTTCCACTTTACGCCGTGCACACGCCGTTCATCCAATCTCTGCGTTGCAGAGCGAATACTCCCTGTGGAGCAGGGATATTGAGGACGAGATTCTACCAACTGCTAGAGAACTGAGTATTACCCATATTGCATACAGTCCATTAAGCAGAGGGTTTATGTCAGGTGAGATACGGAAATTCGAAGATTTGGATGTTAATGATCTGCGCAGATATATGCCGAGGTTCCAAGGAGAAAATTTTGCCAAAAATATAGAAGTTGTGGATAAAATCAAAGAGATCGCCATGGAGAAGAGTTGCACGCCTGCACAATTGGCTTTAGCTTGGACAGTGGCTAATAACGCATTGCCGATTCCGGGAACGAAACGAATCAAATATTTGGAGGAAAACGCGAAGGCTGCAACGATTGAACTGACATCTGATGACTTAGCTCGCATTGAAAAGGTAAGTCCTCAACATGAGGTCCATGGAACACGTTATATGAAAGAAATGATGACTCAGCTTAACGGGTAA